One genomic segment of Hydra vulgaris chromosome 14, alternate assembly HydraT2T_AEP includes these proteins:
- the LOC136090953 gene encoding tigger transposable element-derived protein 4-like: protein MNSEIFTDYVRRLDAKFNAEGRKVALIINNCLAHPNVENLKAMELVFLPPNTKAQPMNQGVISALKTLYRTNVMRRQIKYIDAGKRTQNINILEAMSMLVKSWGAVSTNTVINRFRKAGISKEIPIASINGEEDPFELLEENVKELRSRGLSKERFCC, encoded by the coding sequence ATGAACTCTGAAATCTTTACTGATTATGTAAGGAGACTTGACGCAAAGTTTAATGCTGAGGGTAGAAAAGTTGCACTAATCATAAATAACTGCCTAGCTCATCCTAATGTTGAAAATCTCAAAGCAATGGAATTAGTATTTTTACCACCAAACACCAAAGCGCAACCAATGAACCAGGGAGTCATAAGTGCATTGAAGACTTTATATCGCACAAATGTTATGAGGCGTCAGATAAAATACATCGATGCTGGTAAAAGGACCCAAAATATCAACATTCTTGAAGCTATGAGCATGTTAGTCAAGTCATGGGGTGCTGTATCGACTAACACTGTAATAAATCGTTTTAGAAAGGCAGGCATCTCAAAGGAAATTCCGATTGCGAGTATAAATGGTGAAGAAGATCCTTTTGAATTGCTTGAAGAAAACGTCAAAGAACTTAGATCACGTGGCTTAAGTAAAGAAAGATTTTGCTGTTGA